The stretch of DNA GACGACACAGTTGTCCTGTATGCTGTTATTTTTCCCGATCCGGATCGACCCTGCGTCCCCCCGGAGAACCGCTCCGAACCAAATGCTGCTGCCCTCCTCTATGACGACGTCGCCGATAATGGTTGCAGTGGGCGCAATAAAGACTCCGTCGGCAATCTTCGGATATATTCCATTAAACTCATAAATATTCATTCGTTTCGATTCTCCTATCGTAAATATTCGGAAACGGCAAGACGCTCTTACTCAATAGCGGCTAGGTATGGACGAAACCCCCAACATGCTCCTTGCTTGCTCCGGTGTTGCGATTTCACGGTTAAGCTCTCTTGAGATGAGGGCAATTTTGGCGACGGCCTCAGCATTGTTCTTCAGCTTCTGACCGCGCTTTAGATAAATATTGTCTTCCAAACCTACGCGCACATGTCCTCCGAGCAGAATGCTTTGCGTCGTCATCGCCCATTGGTATTTTCCGATGCCGGCGACGGTAAAATGCGCTCCGGCCGGTAGCTCGCGGGCCATATGAATCAGGTTTTCAGGCGTAGGGTAAGTAGCGGTCTGATAACCCATCACAAATTGAAACAAGTATGGCGTCTTGATTAATCCTTCGGATATCAGTTTTTGAGCCACCCAATATTGACCGGAATTATACATCTCCATCTCGGGTATGATGCCTTTCTCGAGCATGCCCGCTGCCAGCTGTTCAATGAAGCCGTACGTAAAAGGGATGCAGATGTCGTATTCCTGGGAGGGACGGGGATAGTCCAGAGCTTCTTCTCTGGCCTTGATCACAAAACGCGACATATCCGGTCCCATGTTTAGTGATGCCATCTCCGGCAGCGCATCCAGACTGCGAAGCCTGTCCTCCATGGTCGATGTCGGTCCGCCTCCAGTTGTATTGTTGATTATGATATCAGGACATCGTTCCCGAATTAGCGCATTGATCCGATACATAACTTCGGGGTCCATTGTGGTGTCTCCGAGATTGTTTGGATCCCTCCCGTGAACATGGACAACGGACGCCCCTTCATTGTAGGCCTCATAAACCGAATCGGCAATCTCTTCGGGTGTTTCCGGAATTCCCCGATGAGACTCTTTTCCTTGAACGCCTCCGTTGCAGCAGCAGGTAATAATCAAAGGCTCCATCGATGTGACCCGTTCCATCCACTCATAAGAATCGGTATAATTCCAACTCATCTATAAACCTCCCTGTTTGTTTACCTCTACACATTTTCAACGCTTATCTTCTTGCAAAGAACTAGACTCGTACCGGCCTTCTGCTCAAGGTATGATGACTGTTTTGCAGAAATGCGCTCCGTGATTGCTTCAATTTCATTATCCGTTCTTCAGCGAGCCTGTCTGCAGCCACATAGGTAGGTATGCCGTCACGCTTCGAGATTTCAAAAATGCGTTCGATCGTAAGATGAATCTCTGCAATTTTGTTATACGCGCGTTCCCGGTTATAGCCGTATAACTCGTCGGCTATATTAATAACTCCCCCGGCGTTGATGACATAATCAGGCGCATAAACAAGTCCGAGTTCATGAATCAGATCGCCGTGCCTTGCTTCCTTTAATTGATTGTTTGCAGAACCGGCGATGACTTTTGCTTTTAAGCGCGGGATCGTCTCGTCGTTGATCGTCGCACCGAGCGCGCAAGGCGCGTAAATATCGCAGTTGACATCATAAATATCGTCCGGGTCTACGGCAATGGCATCGAATTGTTCTATTGCCCGCCGAACAGCCTCTTGTTGAATATCGGTGACAATCAATTTTGCTCCTTCCGTATGGAGATGTGAATATAAATGGGTAGCCACGTTTCCTGCCCCCTGGACGGCGACCACTTTCCCTTCCAGCGAATCGCTGCCAAAGGCTTCTTTTGCCGCCGCTTTCATCCCTTGATAAACCCCGTAAGCCGTTGCCGGGGAAGGATTGCCTGATGAGCCGTATGTGGGGGAGATCCCCGCTACAAAGTCGGTTTCTTGGTAAACGATGTCCATATCCTGAACCGTTGTCCCGACATCTTCAGCCGTGATATACCGTCCGTTTAACCCCTGGATAAAACGTCCGAAAGCGCGAAACATTTCCTCATTTTTATCTTTTTTCGGATCACCGATGATAACCGTTTTCCCTCCTCCAAGATTAAGACCCGATACGGCATTCTTATACGTCATGCCTTTGGCGAGGCGCAGGACGTCTTCAATAGCCGCTTCTTCAGAACCATAATTCCACATGCGAGTGCCGCCGAGAGCAGGTCCAAGCGATGTATCGTGAATGGCAATAATTGCTTTCAGTCCCGATTGCTTATCCTGGCAGAACAGCAGCTCCTCATAATCGTCTCGTTCCATGGCTTGAAATAATATCATCTCATTCTTCCTCCATCTTTCTCTGTCTTCGTCTTGTGCCACAACAGGAGGCTTAGGAGAGCTCCCGCTTCAATAAAAAGCGCAAATAAAAATACGGATGTTTCAATACCTATCTGCTCAGCGGAATATCCCAGCAATATGACGGGAAATGCAATCCCTGTATAACTAAATAAATAAAAAAAAGAAATAATGTCGCCCCGTATATCGTCCGCTACCTCTGTGCTAATTGACACAAGACTTCCCGCATATAAAGGACCGTGCCCCAATCCCACACAAATGGCTGAAGTAATCAGCAAAACGATCGACATATGTTGAAGAGTCGCCGCAACTCCCATAAGTCCCAGTGACAACAGTAAAATCCCAACCGCCATCATTTTCATAACGGACAATCTCTTAAACAAAAACTGGCTGAACGTTGATAGAGCAAAGATCGATGCAATCATCCCGCCGGAAAGAATAAAATTGAATTTGCCGGCCCATTCATTCAAATAGGAAGGAATGACGGAAAGAAACAAGCTGACGACTCCCCAGGCTATAAACGAGGTCGCTGCAGCCGTATAAGCGTGCAGCCGGATCGTTTTCGGAATGTTCAGCCCATGAAACCGAACGCGATGCGCTTTCCGGTAGCTCACCTTAACTGTCGACATTCCGATCATGCCGAGAATGACCAGGCCGCCATAAACGATATAGGGCAGCTTTGTCGGCATTGGCGCAAATTGTGCCAATATACCAGCCATAAATGGTCCTAATGAGCTTCCTGCCGTTACCGCAAAAGCAGTGACAAGAGACGATGTTTGCCAATTGCGATTCCGTTCCAGTTCATTCAGGGTGGATGAGGAAACGCAGATAAATGTTCCGACCGCCAGTCCCTGTAAAATTCTTGCCATAATTAGAATGGGCATGTCGTTTGCCAGAGTTGAACATACCGCTCCGGATAATGCAGCCATCAAACCAAATATCAATATTTTTCGTTTGCCGAACCGTTCAGCCAATTGTAAGAAGATAAAGAGCCCGGGAATGACAGAGAACACATAGGCGGCAAATAAAAGCGTGATCATCCCCGAAGTCAATTGCCACTCTGTTCGATAAATGGAATATAACGGGGAAGCGACATTAATACCAAAAATGGTAATAAACAAGCTGTAGGCGACGATCCAAAACGACCTCGTTTGCGCTCCTGTCTTTGCCATACCCACTTGAAGAACATCGCTCAACTTCGCCATTTGGCTGATCACCATTTCTAACTTATCATCTTCAATGGAGACTTCAATTTGAATGCGGGAAATTCCGGGACTACCTCCATGACCGATCGTTATTTTGTCGATATTGGTTTCAAAGAGGGTAAACAACTGCGAAACACACGCCAATACGCCTGGACGGTTATATACCAAAACCGAAATGTTCCGTACTACCACACTCTCCCACCCATCGTTGACCTAATATAGCTTAATAACCCGACATACAGACTTAACAGAATTTCCCTACCAAGATAGCCAGCATGCCCTTGATATATAGCGGTAACTCCTCATCTCATTTTTATCTCAAATATTGCTTGAAAAGGATGCAGCAATTTCGAGAACGGTACGGGTACGGATTCGTACCCGCATGTTTGATCGTCCTTCAGCTTTCAGTACTTGATTATTGGGTAACCGGAACCGATGCGGTTTGATCGGCAGGAGCGAAGTATTCTTTCATGTCAATAACATAGTTTTCATATTTCGATAACGTTACCGTGCTGCCCGGCGTGACGACAATATTGGTTGTCGGCTCTTCAATAATTGCCGGGCCTACAATTTTATTGCCGGCTTGCAGCAGCGTCCCGTCATAGACCTGGACATCGACCTGCCCACCCATTTCTCTAAAATACGCTTTCCGCGTAGCTTTCAGAGATGAGCGATTCGGTGTTTCTGAGGAAAGAGACTGTACTTGAAGGTTGATCTCCGGCGTGATTCCTCTCGCGATAACCTTCCAAACGACAAATTCAACCGCTTGCCCCTTTTCCATGGAACCAAGCGTAAATTCATGCTTCGAGTGGAAGTCGTCAATCAATGCCTCCAAATCCTGAACGTTCTGAATTGCATTGCTCCGGAGCGGAACCGTCAGCTCGCGTTCCTGGAATAAGTATCGGGCTTCTACCGCAAATTCAAATACCTGATTTTCTTTGGATACACCGACGGTATCTAGGAATGCCCTAGCGTCTGCGGCCAGCTTGTTTAAGACGGACTTTACTTTTTCATAATCAAATCCAGTGGAGGCGGTCAAATGGCTGCGGTTAAATTCGCGCACGACATCGGCCACTACTCCGCCGAATGCGCTCAACGTGGACGCGGTTTTCGGCACAATGACCTCTTGGCATCCAAGCTGGGATACGATGGGAATAATATGCATACCGACTGCGCCGCCGCCTGCGACAACCGCATACTCTTTCGGGTCGATCCCTTCAAACACGGTCATATCCCGAACCGCCTCCGTCATCAAATGATTGGCGGTATTATAGATGGTGTAAGCCGCATCCATGAGGCTTAGATTTAGCGGTTCAGCGACCGATTTCATAATCGCTTTTTCGGCCAGCTCTTTGCTCACTTTCATATTTCCGCCCAGGAAATAGTTCTCGTCCAAATAGCCGAGGACAAGATTCGCATCCGTTACCGTCGCTCTTTCCCCGCCCCGCATATAGCAGGCAGGACCTGGAACGGAGCCGGCGCCTTCAGGACCGACGCGGATTAATCCGCCATCATCAACCCAAGCGATACTGCCTCCTCCTGCGCCGATCGTTTTCACATCGACCTTCGGAATGCTTAACCGCTCGTTCTGAATGACGTTGTCATTGGATATCGTAATGATGCCGTCGGTAACCCGGCTGACGTCAAAGCTGGTGCCGCCCATATCGCACGTAATGACATGATCTTTACTCAGTTCTTTCTTGGCGTAAAATCTTCCCGATACCGGAGCGAGCGCCGGGCCGGAGTCTAAGCTGTAGATAGGGCTGGCAATCATTTCTTGCGGAGAGGTTACACCGCCGGAGCAAGTCAGCAGCGACAATTCGTTTCGATAGCCAATTTCCCGCAGACGGTCTTCAAATGTACTGACATAGTGCGTTATCAGCGGCTTAAGCGAAGCATCGATAACCGTGCTGACTGTTCTGCGATATTCCCGTATGCGGGGATTAACGACATGGCTTAACGCATACGTTTTACCCGGCCACTCTTCTTCAATGATTTCACCGATTCGCAGCTCATGAGCCGGATTGACGAACGACCACATTAAGGAAACCGCGACCACTTCGACGTCATATTGTTTGAATTTCCTTATCACTTCTCTCACTTCATCTTCATTGAGAGGAATGTCGATTCCCCCTTCCGCATTGATTCGTTCCGTCACCGGGAGCGTCAAATAGCGTGGAATATACGGTTCCGGATAATCCAAATACCAATCGAAGGGGTTTTCTTTGCCGGCTTCACGGAATAACAGCACGTCCCGGAATCCTGTCGTACAGATGAGACCCACCTTGGCTACCTTGCGTTCGATAAGCGCATTGGTGCTTGTAGTGGTACCATGCCCGAAATACTCGCACGATTCCATCAATTGTTGGAGCGATTTACCATAAAAATCTGCCGCTATAGTAAGTC from Paenibacillus sophorae encodes:
- a CDS encoding hydantoinase/oxoprolinase family protein — protein: MGIRICTDIGGTFTDLVVVDESGSVNIFKALTTPENRVDGIINGLTIAADFYGKSLQQLMESCEYFGHGTTTSTNALIERKVAKVGLICTTGFRDVLLFREAGKENPFDWYLDYPEPYIPRYLTLPVTERINAEGGIDIPLNEDEVREVIRKFKQYDVEVVAVSLMWSFVNPAHELRIGEIIEEEWPGKTYALSHVVNPRIREYRRTVSTVIDASLKPLITHYVSTFEDRLREIGYRNELSLLTCSGGVTSPQEMIASPIYSLDSGPALAPVSGRFYAKKELSKDHVITCDMGGTSFDVSRVTDGIITISNDNVIQNERLSIPKVDVKTIGAGGGSIAWVDDGGLIRVGPEGAGSVPGPACYMRGGERATVTDANLVLGYLDENYFLGGNMKVSKELAEKAIMKSVAEPLNLSLMDAAYTIYNTANHLMTEAVRDMTVFEGIDPKEYAVVAGGGAVGMHIIPIVSQLGCQEVIVPKTASTLSAFGGVVADVVREFNRSHLTASTGFDYEKVKSVLNKLAADARAFLDTVGVSKENQVFEFAVEARYLFQERELTVPLRSNAIQNVQDLEALIDDFHSKHEFTLGSMEKGQAVEFVVWKVIARGITPEINLQVQSLSSETPNRSSLKATRKAYFREMGGQVDVQVYDGTLLQAGNKIVGPAIIEEPTTNIVVTPGSTVTLSKYENYVIDMKEYFAPADQTASVPVTQ
- a CDS encoding Glu/Leu/Phe/Val family dehydrogenase; translated protein: MILFQAMERDDYEELLFCQDKQSGLKAIIAIHDTSLGPALGGTRMWNYGSEEAAIEDVLRLAKGMTYKNAVSGLNLGGGKTVIIGDPKKDKNEEMFRAFGRFIQGLNGRYITAEDVGTTVQDMDIVYQETDFVAGISPTYGSSGNPSPATAYGVYQGMKAAAKEAFGSDSLEGKVVAVQGAGNVATHLYSHLHTEGAKLIVTDIQQEAVRRAIEQFDAIAVDPDDIYDVNCDIYAPCALGATINDETIPRLKAKVIAGSANNQLKEARHGDLIHELGLVYAPDYVINAGGVINIADELYGYNRERAYNKIAEIHLTIERIFEISKRDGIPTYVAADRLAEERIMKLKQSRSAFLQNSHHTLSRRPVRV
- a CDS encoding MFS transporter, which gives rise to MVYNRPGVLACVSQLFTLFETNIDKITIGHGGSPGISRIQIEVSIEDDKLEMVISQMAKLSDVLQVGMAKTGAQTRSFWIVAYSLFITIFGINVASPLYSIYRTEWQLTSGMITLLFAAYVFSVIPGLFIFLQLAERFGKRKILIFGLMAALSGAVCSTLANDMPILIMARILQGLAVGTFICVSSSTLNELERNRNWQTSSLVTAFAVTAGSSLGPFMAGILAQFAPMPTKLPYIVYGGLVILGMIGMSTVKVSYRKAHRVRFHGLNIPKTIRLHAYTAAATSFIAWGVVSLFLSVIPSYLNEWAGKFNFILSGGMIASIFALSTFSQFLFKRLSVMKMMAVGILLLSLGLMGVAATLQHMSIVLLITSAICVGLGHGPLYAGSLVSISTEVADDIRGDIISFFYLFSYTGIAFPVILLGYSAEQIGIETSVFLFALFIEAGALLSLLLWHKTKTEKDGGRMR
- a CDS encoding 3-keto-5-aminohexanoate cleavage protein, translating into MSWNYTDSYEWMERVTSMEPLIITCCCNGGVQGKESHRGIPETPEEIADSVYEAYNEGASVVHVHGRDPNNLGDTTMDPEVMYRINALIRERCPDIIINNTTGGGPTSTMEDRLRSLDALPEMASLNMGPDMSRFVIKAREEALDYPRPSQEYDICIPFTYGFIEQLAAGMLEKGIIPEMEMYNSGQYWVAQKLISEGLIKTPYLFQFVMGYQTATYPTPENLIHMARELPAGAHFTVAGIGKYQWAMTTQSILLGGHVRVGLEDNIYLKRGQKLKNNAEAVAKIALISRELNREIATPEQARSMLGVSSIPSRY